A window from Theropithecus gelada isolate Dixy chromosome 1, Tgel_1.0, whole genome shotgun sequence encodes these proteins:
- the JMJD4 gene encoding jmjC domain-containing protein 4 isoform X1 encodes MRVGPKAQGLVGRKRGALCLLVSRLVLTVSAPAEVRRRVLRPVRSWMDRETLALADRHFRGLGGGVPGVGQAPGRVAFISEPGAFSYADFVRGFLLPNLPCVFSSAFTQGWGSRRRWVTPAGRPDFDHLLRTYGDVVVPVANCGVQEYNSNPKEHMPLRDYITYWKEYIEGGYSSPRGCLYLKDWHLCRDFPVEDVFTLPVYFSSDWLNEFWDALDVDDYRFVYAGPAGSWSPFHADIFRSFSWSVNVCGRKKWLLFPPGQEEALRDRHGNLPYDVTSPALCDTHLHPRSQLAGPPLEITQEAGEMVFVPSGWHHQVHNLDDTISINHNWVNGFNLANMWRFLQQELCAVQEEVSEWRDSMPDWHHHCQVIMRSCSGINFEEFYHFLKVIAEKRLLVLREAAAEDGGGLGFEQAAFDAGRITEVLASLVAHPNFQRVDTSAFSVRPKELLQQLREAVDAAVAP; translated from the exons ATGCGTGTAGGGCCGAAGGCCCAGGGGCTGGTCGGGCGGAAACGCGGCGCTCTCTGTCTTCTGGTTTCCAGGCTGGTCCTTACCGTTTCCGCTCCGGCGGAAGTGAGGAGGAGGGTCCTTAGACCCGTGCGGAGCTGGATGGACCGCGAGACGCTCGCCCTTGCTGACCGCCACTTCCGAGGCCTGGGGGGTGGTGTCCCCGGCGTCGGCCAGGCTCCGGGCCGGGTAGCCTTCATCTCGGAGCCGGGCGCCTTCTCCTACGCCGACTTTGTGCGGGGCTTCCTCCTGCCCAACCTGCCCTGCGTGTTCTCCAGCGCCTTCACGCAGGGCTGGGGCAGCCGGCGGCGCTGGGTGACGCCCGCGGGGAGGCCCGACTTCGACCACCTGCTACGGACCTACG GAGACGTGGTTGTACCAGTTGCAAACTGTGGGGTCCAAGAATACAACTCGAACCCCAAAGAGCACATGCCTCTCAGAGACTACATCACCTACTGGAAAGAGTACATCGAGGGGGGCTACTCCTCTCCCAGGGGCTGTCTCTACCTCAAAGACTGGCACCTGTGCAG GGACTTCCCGGTGGAGGACGTTTTCACCCTGCCTGTGTACTTCTCATCCGACTGGCTGAATGAGTTCTGGGACGCACTGGATGTGGATGACTACCGCTTTGTCTACGCAGGGCCTGCAGGCAGCTG GTCCCCGTTCCATGCTGACATCTTCCGCTCCTTCAGCTGGTCTGTCAATGTCTGTGGGAGGAAGAAGTGGCTCCTCTTCCCCCCAGGGCAGGAAGAGGCCCTGCGGGACCGCCACGGCAACCTGCCCTATGACGTGACCTCCCCGGCACTCTGCGATACGCACCTGCACCCGCGGAGCCAGCTTGCGGGCCCACCCTTGGAGATCACGCAGGAGGCGGGCGAGATGGTGTTTGTGCCCAGTGGCTGGCACCACCAGGTGCACAACCTG GACGACACCATCTCCATCAACCACAACTGGGTCAATGGCTtcaacctggctaacatgtgGCGCTTCCTGCAGCAGGAGCTATGTGCCGTGCAGGAAGAGGTCAGCGAGTGGAGGGACTCCATGCCTGACTGGCACCACCACTGCCAG gTCATCATGAGGTCCTGCTCGGGCATCAACTTTGAAGAGTTTTACCACTTCCTCAAGGTCATCGCTGAGAAGAGGCTCCTGGTCCTGAGGGAGGCGGCCGCTGAGGACGGTGGTGGGTTGGGCTTCGAACAGGCAGCCTTTGATGCTGGACGCATCACAGAGGTGCTGGCCTCCTTGGTTGCACACCCCAACTTCCAGAGAGTGGACACCAGCGCGTTCTCAGTGCGGCCCAAAGAGCTGCTGCAGCAGCTGAGGGAGGCTGTTGATGCCGCTGTGGCCCCATAG
- the JMJD4 gene encoding jmjC domain-containing protein 4 isoform X2, with the protein MRVGPKAQGLVGRKRGALCLLVSRLVLTVSAPAEVRRRVLRPVRSWMDRETLALADRHFRGLGGGVPGVGQAPGRVAFISEPGAFSYADFVRGFLLPNLPCVFSSAFTQGWGSRRRWVTPAGRPDFDHLLRTYGDVVVPVANCGVQEYNSNPKEHMPLRDYITYWKEYIEGGYSSPRGCLYLKDWHLCRDFPVEDVFTLPVYFSSDWLNEFWDALDVDDYRFVYAGPAGSWSPFHADIFRSFSWSVNVCGRKKWLLFPPGQEEALRDRHGNLPYDVTSPALCDTHLHPRSQLAGPPLEITQEAGEMVFVPSGWHHQVHNLDDTISINHNWVNGFNLANMWRFLQQELCAVQEEVIMRSCSGINFEEFYHFLKVIAEKRLLVLREAAAEDGGGLGFEQAAFDAGRITEVLASLVAHPNFQRVDTSAFSVRPKELLQQLREAVDAAVAP; encoded by the exons ATGCGTGTAGGGCCGAAGGCCCAGGGGCTGGTCGGGCGGAAACGCGGCGCTCTCTGTCTTCTGGTTTCCAGGCTGGTCCTTACCGTTTCCGCTCCGGCGGAAGTGAGGAGGAGGGTCCTTAGACCCGTGCGGAGCTGGATGGACCGCGAGACGCTCGCCCTTGCTGACCGCCACTTCCGAGGCCTGGGGGGTGGTGTCCCCGGCGTCGGCCAGGCTCCGGGCCGGGTAGCCTTCATCTCGGAGCCGGGCGCCTTCTCCTACGCCGACTTTGTGCGGGGCTTCCTCCTGCCCAACCTGCCCTGCGTGTTCTCCAGCGCCTTCACGCAGGGCTGGGGCAGCCGGCGGCGCTGGGTGACGCCCGCGGGGAGGCCCGACTTCGACCACCTGCTACGGACCTACG GAGACGTGGTTGTACCAGTTGCAAACTGTGGGGTCCAAGAATACAACTCGAACCCCAAAGAGCACATGCCTCTCAGAGACTACATCACCTACTGGAAAGAGTACATCGAGGGGGGCTACTCCTCTCCCAGGGGCTGTCTCTACCTCAAAGACTGGCACCTGTGCAG GGACTTCCCGGTGGAGGACGTTTTCACCCTGCCTGTGTACTTCTCATCCGACTGGCTGAATGAGTTCTGGGACGCACTGGATGTGGATGACTACCGCTTTGTCTACGCAGGGCCTGCAGGCAGCTG GTCCCCGTTCCATGCTGACATCTTCCGCTCCTTCAGCTGGTCTGTCAATGTCTGTGGGAGGAAGAAGTGGCTCCTCTTCCCCCCAGGGCAGGAAGAGGCCCTGCGGGACCGCCACGGCAACCTGCCCTATGACGTGACCTCCCCGGCACTCTGCGATACGCACCTGCACCCGCGGAGCCAGCTTGCGGGCCCACCCTTGGAGATCACGCAGGAGGCGGGCGAGATGGTGTTTGTGCCCAGTGGCTGGCACCACCAGGTGCACAACCTG GACGACACCATCTCCATCAACCACAACTGGGTCAATGGCTtcaacctggctaacatgtgGCGCTTCCTGCAGCAGGAGCTATGTGCCGTGCAGGAAGAG gTCATCATGAGGTCCTGCTCGGGCATCAACTTTGAAGAGTTTTACCACTTCCTCAAGGTCATCGCTGAGAAGAGGCTCCTGGTCCTGAGGGAGGCGGCCGCTGAGGACGGTGGTGGGTTGGGCTTCGAACAGGCAGCCTTTGATGCTGGACGCATCACAGAGGTGCTGGCCTCCTTGGTTGCACACCCCAACTTCCAGAGAGTGGACACCAGCGCGTTCTCAGTGCGGCCCAAAGAGCTGCTGCAGCAGCTGAGGGAGGCTGTTGATGCCGCTGTGGCCCCATAG
- the JMJD4 gene encoding jmjC domain-containing protein 4 isoform X3, with product MRVGPKAQGLVGRKRGALCLLVSRLVLTVSAPAEVRRRVLRPVRSWMDRETLALADRHFRGLGGGVPGVGQAPGRVAFISEPGAFSYADFVRGFLLPNLPCVFSSAFTQGWGSRRRWVTPAGRPDFDHLLRTYGDVVVPVANCGVQEYNSNPKEHMPLRDYITYWKEYIEGGYSSPRGCLYLKDWHLCRDFPVEDVFTLPVYFSSDWLNEFWDALDVDDYRFVYAGPAGSWSPFHADIFRSFSWSVNVCGRKKWLLFPPGQEEALRDRHGNLPYDVTSPALCDTHLHPRSQLAGPPLEITQEAGEMVFVPSGWHHQVHNLQELCAVQEEVSEWRDSMPDWHHHCQVIMRSCSGINFEEFYHFLKVIAEKRLLVLREAAAEDGGGLGFEQAAFDAGRITEVLASLVAHPNFQRVDTSAFSVRPKELLQQLREAVDAAVAP from the exons ATGCGTGTAGGGCCGAAGGCCCAGGGGCTGGTCGGGCGGAAACGCGGCGCTCTCTGTCTTCTGGTTTCCAGGCTGGTCCTTACCGTTTCCGCTCCGGCGGAAGTGAGGAGGAGGGTCCTTAGACCCGTGCGGAGCTGGATGGACCGCGAGACGCTCGCCCTTGCTGACCGCCACTTCCGAGGCCTGGGGGGTGGTGTCCCCGGCGTCGGCCAGGCTCCGGGCCGGGTAGCCTTCATCTCGGAGCCGGGCGCCTTCTCCTACGCCGACTTTGTGCGGGGCTTCCTCCTGCCCAACCTGCCCTGCGTGTTCTCCAGCGCCTTCACGCAGGGCTGGGGCAGCCGGCGGCGCTGGGTGACGCCCGCGGGGAGGCCCGACTTCGACCACCTGCTACGGACCTACG GAGACGTGGTTGTACCAGTTGCAAACTGTGGGGTCCAAGAATACAACTCGAACCCCAAAGAGCACATGCCTCTCAGAGACTACATCACCTACTGGAAAGAGTACATCGAGGGGGGCTACTCCTCTCCCAGGGGCTGTCTCTACCTCAAAGACTGGCACCTGTGCAG GGACTTCCCGGTGGAGGACGTTTTCACCCTGCCTGTGTACTTCTCATCCGACTGGCTGAATGAGTTCTGGGACGCACTGGATGTGGATGACTACCGCTTTGTCTACGCAGGGCCTGCAGGCAGCTG GTCCCCGTTCCATGCTGACATCTTCCGCTCCTTCAGCTGGTCTGTCAATGTCTGTGGGAGGAAGAAGTGGCTCCTCTTCCCCCCAGGGCAGGAAGAGGCCCTGCGGGACCGCCACGGCAACCTGCCCTATGACGTGACCTCCCCGGCACTCTGCGATACGCACCTGCACCCGCGGAGCCAGCTTGCGGGCCCACCCTTGGAGATCACGCAGGAGGCGGGCGAGATGGTGTTTGTGCCCAGTGGCTGGCACCACCAGGTGCACAACCTG CAGGAGCTATGTGCCGTGCAGGAAGAGGTCAGCGAGTGGAGGGACTCCATGCCTGACTGGCACCACCACTGCCAG gTCATCATGAGGTCCTGCTCGGGCATCAACTTTGAAGAGTTTTACCACTTCCTCAAGGTCATCGCTGAGAAGAGGCTCCTGGTCCTGAGGGAGGCGGCCGCTGAGGACGGTGGTGGGTTGGGCTTCGAACAGGCAGCCTTTGATGCTGGACGCATCACAGAGGTGCTGGCCTCCTTGGTTGCACACCCCAACTTCCAGAGAGTGGACACCAGCGCGTTCTCAGTGCGGCCCAAAGAGCTGCTGCAGCAGCTGAGGGAGGCTGTTGATGCCGCTGTGGCCCCATAG